A window of Cryptomeria japonica chromosome 3, Sugi_1.0, whole genome shotgun sequence contains these coding sequences:
- the LOC131064322 gene encoding transcription factor MYB82 isoform X1, with protein MTRAPVGGVLNRGPWTAEEDKLLKKYIEANGIQRWSTLPQKAGLMRCGKSCRLRWMNHLRPNVKRGHISPDEEDLIIRLHNLLGNRWSLIAGRVPGRTDNAVKNYWNTHLSKKLGSKSFSRGKALAQIVEGQPLSCQKDSMVLPLHFKQDYPDSQLADANMKYSGTKLPDSTILEDGYKTDRAEDQIFGSTGSIEPWVIEINMEEDIFLPITRFEQSISTTELCSDFFISSWTCSDNLYWENDFV; from the exons ATGACTCGAGCTCCCGTGGGTGGAGTACTTAACCGAGGGCCATGGACTGCTGAGGAAGATAAGTTATTGAAAAAGTATATTGAGGCTAATGGCATACAACGCTGGAGCACTCTTCCCCAAAAAGCTG GTTTGATGCGGTGTGGAAAGAGTTGCAGATTACGTTGGATGAATCATCTGCGCCCCAATGTCAAGCGAGGCCATATCTCTCCAGATGAAGAGGATCTCATCATTAGGCTTCATAATTTGCTGGGTAACCG ATGGTCATTGATTGCAGGGCGAGTGCCAGGCAGAACAGATAATGCGGTAAAGAACTACTGGAATACTCATCTGAGCAAAAAGTTAGGCAGTAAATCCTTTTCACGGGGCAAGGCCCTGGCACAGATCGTTGAAGGGCAGCCATTAAGCTGTCAGAAAG ATTCGATGGTTTTACCCTTGCATTTTAAGCAGGATTATCCAGATTCTCAACTAGCAGATGCCAATATGAAATACAGTGGGACTAAACTACCAGATTCGACCATTTTGGAGGATGGCTATAAAACTGACAGAGCTGAAGATCAAATCTTTGGCAGTACAGGAAGTATAGAACCGTGGGTTATTGAGATTAATATGGAAGAAGACATTTTTCTACCAATAACTCGGTTTGAGCAAAGTATTAGCACCACAGAATTGTGTTCAGATTTTTTTATTTCATCTTGGACTTGCTCTGACAATCTCTATTGGGAGAATGATTTCGTCTGA
- the LOC131064322 gene encoding transcription factor WER isoform X2, whose amino-acid sequence MTRAPVGGVLNRGPWTAEEDKLLKKYIEANGIQRWSTLPQKAGLMRCGKSCRLRWMNHLRPNVKRGHISPDEEDLIIRLHNLLGNRWSLIAGRVPGRTDNAVKNYWNTHLSKKLGSKSFSRGKALAQIVEGQPLSCQKDSMVLPLHFKQDYPDSQLADANMKYSGTKLPDSTILEDGYKTDRAEDQIFGSTGSIEPWVIEINMEEDIFLPITRFEQNSEK is encoded by the exons ATGACTCGAGCTCCCGTGGGTGGAGTACTTAACCGAGGGCCATGGACTGCTGAGGAAGATAAGTTATTGAAAAAGTATATTGAGGCTAATGGCATACAACGCTGGAGCACTCTTCCCCAAAAAGCTG GTTTGATGCGGTGTGGAAAGAGTTGCAGATTACGTTGGATGAATCATCTGCGCCCCAATGTCAAGCGAGGCCATATCTCTCCAGATGAAGAGGATCTCATCATTAGGCTTCATAATTTGCTGGGTAACCG ATGGTCATTGATTGCAGGGCGAGTGCCAGGCAGAACAGATAATGCGGTAAAGAACTACTGGAATACTCATCTGAGCAAAAAGTTAGGCAGTAAATCCTTTTCACGGGGCAAGGCCCTGGCACAGATCGTTGAAGGGCAGCCATTAAGCTGTCAGAAAG ATTCGATGGTTTTACCCTTGCATTTTAAGCAGGATTATCCAGATTCTCAACTAGCAGATGCCAATATGAAATACAGTGGGACTAAACTACCAGATTCGACCATTTTGGAGGATGGCTATAAAACTGACAGAGCTGAAGATCAAATCTTTGGCAGTACAGGAAGTATAGAACCGTGGGTTATTGAGATTAATATGGAAGAAGACATTTTTCTACCAATAACTCGGTTTGAGCAAA ATTCTGAGAAATAG